The genomic interval TATAGTTTACCTTCCTGTTTTCCATTCTTTACTTAAGCTTATTATCTAGAACACTCATTTTCAGCAGAAAATACATCGTCGTCTGGTTGAAAGCAGTTTTCCTTGAACCTGTGGACTCCTGTTTAATCCCTCTGTCCAGCAAGTGTGACAGGGCCTCTTGCCTGCCCACTGTCACAGATCATGTGCTAGTAGCACACATTTGTTCTGTAACAAGCATTTCACATAGCACAGGCTATCTGTTGCGGCAtctcccttcccacccccagaAGCAGGGCCATGGAGCTCACTCCGTGGACTCCTGTAGGAGTCACGAGGAGATGGCTTTTAGTTCTAGTTCTAGCAGAGCTCGTCTGTCTGCCCTGAATTATTAACTGGAATCCTAAACCTATCTTACGGACTTAAAAGAAGTCGTTTTTGAACTGTCCTCAGTAGTGACTAATGGAATGGAAGGTGTAAGGCAGAGAATGATGGAACTAAGAAGCTGTTTAACATAAATTTTgaataatcatatattttatatatgtgccTTCGGatgttcattttaaaacaaataaacatatttagTCTTTTTCAGTGTTTAAAGCTTTTCTTGTTGTGGGGTGGGttgtttctggtttttattttttgtattttttccgaagttagaagtggggaggcagtcatactcccgcatgtgcccgaccaggatccacccatatgcccaccagagagcgatgctctgcccttctggggtgttgctccatttccactggagccattctagtgcttgaggcagaggccatggagccatcctcagcgcctgggccaactttgcgccaatggagccttggctgtgggaggggaagagagagacagaaaggaaggagagggggatgggcagagaagcagatgggcacttctcctgtgtgccctgactgggaatcgaacccgggacttccacacatcgggccaacgctctactgatgagccaacctgccagggctcttGTGGGTTGGGTTTTGACGGAAGGATCTGATGTACAGGTTCTGCCCTTACGATACAGCACAGCTAACTTAGTTTTGGATTCATTTGATAGTGCTTGTTATCTCAGTGCTTTGAAATTTAACAGGACATGTCAGTTGCCAAATGGCAATAGTTATATAAGCTTATCTGATGACTATTGTCTGGGTCAGCCATCACAATATTCACAGGATGGCAAAGAACCATAGTACTACCAATTAGCTAGtcaatattttttagaaagaaacttGAACTTGAATTGTATAGGCCTTGCAATAAAATGGGATACAGTCAACTTGGTTATTGAACctttatgaaatacttttttttaaagtgaaaggcagggaggctgagagatttccacatgcaccttgaccaggatccacctgacaagcctcttacagggcgatgctccacccacctggggctgctgctctgttgcttagcaactgagctatttcagtacctgaggtgaggccatggagccatcctcaggcttggggccaacttgcttgaaccattcaagccatggctgtgggagaggaagagagagaaaaaagggggaggggtggagaagccgatggtcgcttctcctgcatgccctgactgggaattgaacccgggacttccacatgccaggctgatgctctagccaaccagcaagggccactAAATACTTCTTTATAAAAATCATCAAGCAGGATTTTTATGGTAGAGTTACTACCTGTATCATGTCTGGGGGGTCTACCTGGGGACAGTCATACTGGCACTCAAGTTGTAAGTTTTCCTTGTaagtcaaaaataattttaaagttttacttaCAGAATACTTTTACATACTTGAAATGAGAATACTTTCTTATTTAAGTgcaagtgggggtggggaagggataACTTATGACTCCTGTAGCATAAGAGGATAAGGAACCAAAGGAATTGACATGTAACATGATTTCTCCCTTATTAAAcaattgctttatttaaaaatagatatttaaatgtCCATGTTACAACCCTtaaggaaaaataacatttttaaagtcttttatttaaaattcaatgtaaataagtatataatctttttttttttttttagcaagagagagggacagacaggaggggagagagatgagaagcattaactcattgttgcaacactttagtttttcattgttttctcatctatgcctTTATGGGGGTtttagccgagccagtgaccttgggctcaagccagcgaccatggggtcatgtctacaatcccatatTCAAGCTAGCAAACTAGCAACCCcctgctccagctggtgagcccgcactcaagccggtgacctcggggttttaaacctcagttctcagcatcccaggctgacactcccaTCTATTAttctaccgcctggtcaggcagtgtatAATCTTAAACCATAAACAcaattgtgtttttgtttaagtAATGTGAAAGCTTTTGTTCTATTCAAAGGCCTCTGTGTCTCTGAATTACAGTAACTTCTCCTTTGCTTGTTACCACGTAACTAGTGTGAGACTGAGGGACTATACTGCATTATAATACTTCCGTAAGTTAGGAAAGCCCTTTGTATTTTTCAGAGCCTTTTCATGTTGTCCCTCATATAAAAAGCCAGTGTTCCAGCTCTCCTTGGTTCAGAGAGGGAGGCCAGCCAGCGGCATGAGGACGAGAGAAGGCACTCACGCTGCCTCTCCCTACAACCTGGAGAGGCGCTGGGGCAGAGGCAGGCACTAGACTTTTGGTAGCGTCCCCTGAAGCAGACTGGGTATAATAAGAAAGGCTAACTGTTGTTTCTTTTACCTTCAAACTGATGGAAATTTGAGCAAAAACAATTAGCTATGCCATAACATTCAAACAGAAGTATGTCAAAGCACAGTGTTTACTAATGAGTTACAGGATAATGGGTAAATTATTTTTACTGGCTACTTAAAACTTTTATCTTTTCCAGATTTTTCTCAAAGTGCTTTGCTTGTTTTTAGTCAGAAAAAGCATCCCTTTCTTGCCagtttttagaaagaggaaagcaaAAAGAGGAGTGTAGTGTGTCCATGGCAAGGCAGATCGGGAGGCCAAAGACAAAATGGGAACCAAAACTTGTTATAcaagacaaaggaagaaaaccaGGCTTCCCTGCAGAAGGCGGGCCGTGGAGTGTGCTCTGCCACATGCCCGGCTTCTTTATGCACTGATCGAATGCCTCATTGCTTTTTATTCCGTCTCAGTCCTCACGATGCCGCTGTTGTGCATTAGTGCGTTTTACCAAGACttcttcatactgtttttgtGTCAGTAACCCTTCTGTTATGCTTTTACTTTCTTCGAATTTGGGCAACACAACTGCAATGTAACCTTCAGTGGACGGCtaggaaggaaatagaatatttagtactgtcaaatgagagaaatcagATGGAGGTATGCAGATGGGATCATACGCGCCCTTCCCCCTTACCTTCTCTTGAAGGATAGAAGGCTTGTGGAGAATATTTTCATTCACTTCCATCAACCGTCCTCTCACACAGCTATTGAGAAAGGaactgttttgaagaaaaatgttaCCTCCTTATTTTTCTCCCAAGTTGTGGTTAAAAAGTAACTTACCTAGATATGGTATACTCCTCTCCATCTGAGCAGTAAATCTTACACAGAGGTGCAAGCTCTGTTAGAAACTGTGCCCcctaataataaaatggaataagtcACTCATTGACgtacatttttacttttcctttgagAGGTACCCCTCAGTGTTATAGGATATATTCCTGGAATCAGTGTCTTAAaaactattcatttattcaaatatttatataagtgcCTGGTATAGGCCAGGCACCAACCTAGGTTCTAGACTCTAGGAAAAGCTAACTAAGCCACATGATAATAGCTAGTTTAAAGATTAAGAATACATTCTATGTGAAGAAAGCTGCATATAACCAGGTACAGATTTCAAAAGTGTAGGAAAACCCATCAATAAGCAATAATAGAAAACAACATGACAGAGTATGACAGCAATTTGGTACAAAGATAGTTTCTTTAAGAGTTCTACCTTCTCTATGACTTTTTGAAAAAggattttttctaattaaaaagtaataaactcAGTGGAAATTTTGGAAAATAGGAAAGTTTTAAGTATCAAAGAAGAATCATTATCCTAGAACCCAGAAGAAAATACCACATTTTGACATTTATCTGTTAGAATGCTATGGCAGGGTTATCGTTTCATGTACGCACTCTGGATATATCTGGGGTTTCTGACAGAAACCTACAAGGAGGCTCATGGGAAACCAATGCAGGCATGTCTTGTGTTGCTCTTCCCCCCCTCCGGAAATTCTTCCTGTAGTGAACATAGGCATTTGAGGTCAGGATGCTATTCCTCATGCTCTCTACCACTCAAAACCTTATTAAACAACACTCAGATATACCACGCTGGCTTCACTCCTCTGCAAGCGGGTGCTTCATTTCAAAATACTAGTCGGTGTGAGTCCTCACCTTTAGCAGGAGGGGCTGGGTATTCATCCCAGGTTTGTCCACCACTGGGACTGAGTCAAAGAGCAGAAGTGTTGTAGAAGCATTTCAACTCCGATTTATCACCTCTCTTGGAAGAATAAATGATTGATAGTGCTGAGATCTAATCAAAAACTTATCTGTAGTGGGTTCTATTTGCAGGTTCCTCAGTAGGAATAATAGTGTTACTACTTTGGACAAAATTTATCACAAAAATTTCACAAGCACTTACTATTTCACTTGTAATttgtagactttattttttaagaatggtCTATGCTTCTCTAAGTTCATGTGTTTCCGAGTAAGGAAAAATCAATAATCAGAAGTTACGTTGTCAGAGGGTTTTGGGCTGAAGAAGAGCAGTATAAACACGGGTCTCCCAGAACAGAGAGGGTTATTAGCAGAAATTGTTAGCATGAACCCAGTAAATGAAGGACCTAAGACATCCTCTATGGTGGACCTACTAAAAGTGATACTCTCCTTTAATAAATTGTGTCCCTCCCTATAGTTATAGAGGGTAGAGATAAAATTTTGTACAACGGCATTATGTGGGGGTAGAGGGTGTGACTATAAGTGTATGAAATTGGTAAAGATTAAGGAATGAAAAATGTTAAGGagcaaatatatgtattttcagattgatttttttcactacctcaagaaattttgtttttaattcacacGTGGAACTATATGGTAAAGAAGAGTTGGTCAAACTCGAAATACTGGCTTACTAAAACTGGAAGGGACAAGAGATCTCATTATACTGCAATTAGAGTTGTCCTTTCAAAGGCCCACCTTCCCCATTCTCCATTCTGGGGATAACATGGGTCGTGGTACAGCACCTGAAACATCAGATCCTATACCTCCTGAAATACCTCATTTTTTAGGtccaagaatttctttttttctacagagacagagaaagacaaagagaggggcagatagggactgacaggaagggaaagagaagagaagagaagcatcagttcttcattgtggcaccttagttgtttgttgattgctttctcatgtgcattgactggggggctacagcagagcaagtgaccccttgctcaagccagtgacctttgggctcaagccagtgaccccttgctcacactgGTGAGCGTGCACTCAAgccttgagccaatgaccttagggttttgaacctgggtcctccatgtcccagtccgatgctctatccactgtaccactgcctggtcaggcagtctgcAAATTTCTTTAGGTGAAGTATTCTTCAGATCGGCACCTCAAACTGCCAGGGAAGTATGCTGAACCTGCATCACTGGATTGAAGACCGAGTGGAACTGTCATTACTATGATACAGAGGATTTAAGTAGAGAATTATAGGAACATACCCGTTTAAATTTCCCAGAGACCTTGTTCTGAAGTCTGCTACAGTTGGTACTGATTTGATAAGAAatgcttttaattgtttttccACTTTGAAGAGCTGGATGAGATTCTGCCAATGTGATGACACATATTCTACAAAGGGCAGAAATTGACCCTGTATTATTGCTTGGTATAATTCCTCCTCATGTAACTGTATTCCTACTGGCTAAAGAATCAACTGACATGTTTAGTCAACCTATCATTCTCCCCTACTTTCCTCTGGATACCGTAGAAGGGAATGCAATAATAAAATAGGAGAAAATGGGATTTTATATCTTTCCCAGAGAAAAGACGAGTACCAGATCTTCAGGTAGcactgaggtggaggaaagagAAGTAAAGCATGCCTGTAGGGACAGGGTACCTACCACCTAggcctccaccctcaccccaccatGGGCCCTGCTGACTCAGTGGTtaagcacaggcagcagccttcTGAGGGCCGGAGGGTCCATTTGAATGTTTGAGTAATCAAATTTGTTTAGTGTGAGTTGGGACTGGGAGGCTCATTCTTGTCAATCAAACTCCTATAATAAGTAATATTATTTCAACACAGTGGAAGATAATTTATTGGACACTTATTcaatccaagaaaaaaattttttttgataatttaaaattCCCAATTTGCTTACCGGTTAGAGTGCTGTAGTATACAGTGGTCCTCACAGGGTTTTCCTTTGACAT from Saccopteryx leptura isolate mSacLep1 chromosome 2, mSacLep1_pri_phased_curated, whole genome shotgun sequence carries:
- the ABITRAM gene encoding protein Abitram; translated protein: MEEELGSVRAEVPPPEVAMATEPVALESAVPSLVDRYFTRWYKADVKGKPCEDHCILQHSNRICVITLAESHPALQSGKTIKSISYQISTNCSRLQNKVSGKFKRGAQFLTELAPLCKIYCSDGEEYTISSCVRGRLMEVNENILHKPSILQEKPSTEGYIAVVLPKFEESKSITEGLLTQKQYEEVLVKRTNAQQRHRED